Proteins encoded by one window of Desulfovibrio ferrophilus:
- a CDS encoding carboxymuconolactone decarboxylase family protein has product MFAIEHMSPEQATGTVAEIYGLFPEEIGVPVPLQLLSASPHLLEVHGGFIRYYKNHKTLGFPLLPALRYLVASREGYEYCIDFNGGMLKRHGMSADELQAIATNPAQLPLEPKDVAMLEFVTKSLDAPSEIGEADVDILKEHGWAESDALDALIHASLMFAYGAAFRAFSK; this is encoded by the coding sequence CGGAACCGTGGCCGAGATCTATGGCTTGTTTCCCGAAGAAATCGGTGTCCCGGTGCCGTTGCAGTTACTGAGTGCCAGCCCCCATCTGCTGGAAGTGCATGGTGGATTCATCCGCTATTATAAAAATCACAAGACTCTTGGTTTTCCTCTTTTACCTGCCTTGCGGTATCTGGTGGCGAGTCGCGAAGGTTATGAGTATTGCATTGATTTCAATGGGGGAATGCTCAAGCGTCATGGCATGAGCGCGGATGAATTGCAGGCCATTGCCACGAACCCCGCCCAGCTACCGTTGGAGCCCAAGGACGTAGCTATGCTGGAGTTCGTGACCAAATCCCTGGATGCCCCTTCGGAAATCGGAGAGGCGGATGTGGACATTCTTAAGGAGCACGGCTGGGCAGAAAGCGATGCTCTGGATGCGCTGATTCATGCCAGCCTCATGTTTGCCTACGGTGCTGCGTTCAGGGCTTTTTCCAAATAG